In [Clostridium] cellulosi, one genomic interval encodes:
- a CDS encoding hypothetical protein (Family membership), with translation MKEVIYVPTFLIFFKSNIKKFVSIILSLIVFLLIFNLISGLVKSLYDNFKTGIVDNEALYFMEVYSDTDMSLINMDLNKKIKNIKGVEYTICDFAHPVYFSKNKEISDFGTILGVPKGCLKYFGVKDDVSDQNFIILNTEDKNQFKIGENVSIEEQRYCKGNNKGKTEFYNVTRKVCGFSNNSAGGLFPDDTILIDDKTAEEIARGQTEDGIPQFGRIIVIVPNVDDMSDISKQIEGFNSGITTRYALKSTKQIPQFAVVIVAVSAVLFLVLLLFSVISISSSLKQILILRKRDITLFNIFGIEDSAVNKIFMSEFICYGLIAFVGSVSLSFIIFYLLSVLFRFDILTNNIPLYLVLDLLLSLGIIMISGYVQLKMLVKKLSSKYAFKESLN, from the coding sequence TTGAAAGAAGTGATTTATGTGCCAACATTTCTGATTTTTTTTAAAAGCAATATTAAGAAATTTGTCAGTATTATCTTATCATTAATTGTATTCCTTTTGATTTTTAACCTGATTTCAGGTTTGGTCAAGAGTTTATATGATAATTTCAAGACAGGGATTGTTGATAATGAAGCCTTGTATTTCATGGAAGTATACAGTGATACTGATATGTCGTTAATAAATATGGATTTAAATAAAAAAATTAAAAACATAAAAGGTGTAGAATATACAATTTGCGATTTTGCTCACCCAGTCTATTTCAGTAAAAATAAAGAAATCAGTGATTTTGGAACAATACTTGGAGTACCAAAAGGATGCCTTAAGTATTTTGGAGTTAAGGATGATGTAAGCGATCAGAATTTTATTATATTAAATACGGAAGACAAGAATCAGTTTAAGATTGGGGAGAATGTTTCCATTGAAGAACAAAGGTATTGCAAAGGAAACAATAAAGGAAAAACTGAATTTTACAATGTAACAAGAAAAGTATGCGGTTTTTCAAATAACAGTGCAGGCGGACTTTTTCCTGACGACACGATTTTAATAGATGATAAGACAGCAGAAGAAATCGCCCGTGGCCAGACCGAAGATGGTATACCGCAATTTGGCAGAATAATTGTTATCGTACCGAATGTCGACGATATGAGCGATATTTCAAAACAGATAGAAGGGTTCAATTCTGGTATAACAACAAGATATGCGCTGAAATCAACTAAGCAGATTCCGCAGTTCGCAGTAGTTATCGTTGCGGTAAGCGCCGTTTTGTTTCTTGTCTTGTTGCTGTTTAGCGTTATCAGTATATCATCTTCCTTAAAGCAGATACTTATACTCAGAAAGCGTGACATTACCCTATTCAACATATTTGGTATAGAGGATTCTGCGGTCAATAAGATATTCATGTCTGAATTTATTTGCTACGGTCTTATTGCCTTTGTCGGGTCTGTATCATTGTCATTTATTATTTTCTATCTGTTGAGTGTACTGTTTAGATTTGATATTTTAACAAACAATATACCATTGTATCTGGTATTGGATTTGTTATTATCGCTTGGCATAATCATGATATCTGGTTATGTACAATTAAAAATGCTGGTCAAGAAGCTGTCAAGCAAATATGCCTTTAAGGAGAGCCTGAACTAA